Genomic segment of Juglans microcarpa x Juglans regia isolate MS1-56 chromosome 7S, Jm3101_v1.0, whole genome shotgun sequence:
TGAATCAAGCAATGTTAGCAAAAACAGGATAGGAATTAGGTGAGCCAAGAAATGGTTTCTGGATCTCAATTCTAACTGCCAAATACCTAAAGAACACTACTTTCTGGGAGACAGAACAGAAGACAACTGATTCATGCATGTGGTAGGGAATACTCAGAACAAAGAATTTGATAAACTAAGGTCGTTGTTTTCAAATCCTAAGTGGAGAATCAGTAAACATGTGGTCAGATCCATGGATTCCTTCACTGAATAACTTCAAACCACAGCAAATACAAGGTATGGCCCTAGATTACCCAACTATTACTGTTTCAGATCTTATTATCAATAATCCTAGGAGTTGGGATGTTCCAAAAATGCAAACTCTCTTTGATCAAGTAAGTATCtcagaaatacaaaaaataccTCTCTTAGCTAGATCAATGGAACGAGACAAACTTGTTTGGACACTAAACCACAATGGAAAATACTCTATTAAGATAGCTTATCAGGCAACATTGAGTAGTCATGTTTCGAATcaacatgaaaatttaatatctCTCTTTAAGCCAATGTGGAGCCTAAAAATTCATGATAGGCATAAATTACTGATCTGGAAACTACTTTGGAATATTCTTCCTACTAAATCACGAATTGGTGATTTCGTTCCCCATCAAGAATCAGAAGAATGTCCACTCTgtaatcaagaaaaagagactCTAAAGCATATTTTCATAGAAAAACAGAGTCGACAGAGCAAAGTAGAAGAATGGAAGCCTCCTCCACTAAATTATCTAAGCTTTTCATTTGATGCAGCAGTACGAGATCAGTATTCAGTTGTCTCAATAATACAAAGAAATCACAGTGGAGATATTTTGGGGATAATAACAGATAAGGTACAAACAACTATCCCTCTAGTAGCAGAAGCATCGGTAGCACTGCTAGCCTCCAAAATGGTCTCTACTCAGAATTTAGCAATTATAGAAGGGGATGCTCAATTGGTATTCACATCTATAGAGAATCCAAATTCCACTCCTTTCTGGAACATCTCAACTATCATTGGGGACATACTAATTAACTCTCGACATCATCAAGACTGGAGATTTACTAAAATTCATTGATTTCAAAATCAATGTGCGCACTCAGTAGCGCAATGGGCAGCTACCAATCATGTTTTTGGAAGCCTACCTATAGATAAAATTCCTAGTTGCTTTTTGTATATTGATAGTGGAAAAGATCCACCTTGAACTTTTgtatttctttatatatctataaaatgctTGACTTATAGAGCTAAGTGGTCAAGCTAAGTGGCCAAGAGTTAGGTGTTACAACGTTTTACGTTAACATAATCCAAGGGGTCATAGAGCTAGGCaaaccaactatatatatatatatacctagtttttgtatatataatcttaaaaaacaaatgatcatgatatgcatgtatgtacaTGTACAAAATCACCGGATCGAATCGAGCgcctataatatataatataatatagcatTATGGAAGAATTTGCTAGTTTTAATTCCCATCACAATTGCTTGACAAAGTCGCATCTAATTAGCTTGTCAATACCAAATTCCTCCATTAAAGCTAGAAATGTATGGAAAAAGCTCATGTGTACATAACTCCAGATATGGAAAATGCTATGCCAACAGAGATTTTTTACCAAAACCCTCCATCGACTGACTTGGCTCGTGCCAggtggatttaaaaaaaaataaaaaatctcccTCATCTCCCCATCGCCCGTCTCCCTCATCTCTACCTATGAGCCCGCATCCCCCTTATCTTCCCCATCCCCCTCATCTCCCTCATCTCTACCTACGAGCcccatctctctcatctcccaTAGAAGCACACAAACCCATCTCCCTGAACCACGAACCCTCGCCCGTGGCCTCCATTGCCCCAAGCCATCTCATCTCCCTCTTGGCAACTATGAACCCTCGCACGAACCCTAAGCCACCTCCGCTGCCAAAGCCCATCACCTATCACCCTAAATGAACCCCCACCCTGAACCCATGCTTGCCTCaatccccctccccccctctaATTTTAAACCCCCCGAACCCTCCATCTCTCTGAGCTTGTCGCTTGCCTCCATCCCGATTGTGTAGATGTTAACAAGAAATTCGAAGAAGAGCGACAACCAGTGATAGAAAAGCCCAAAGGTCTTGTTATAGCGTGCATTCCTTTAAAAGTCGTCTTCAGTAGAATAAATGAAGCAGTGAATGGATTGGCAAGGCCAACACACCTTGTGTTAACATCATATGTCCCATGAATTTGGTGCTGGGGGAGGAGTTGTAGTTGTTGGGTTCTACCCAAAATCGTGCATTACAAGATAATGGATGggcatttttatgttttgggtACTTCTtgttgtaaatttgtaaatattttacttttgagAATGAATGGAcagtttcaattttttgtatatCTTCACATGGCAATTTCAACTTCAGTTTTTACAATATACCTTGTAAACTTATTCTGGTTGTGAATTTGtacttattttacttttaagaaTGAATGGACAGTTTCAGATTTTTGTATATCTTCACATGACAATTTCAGCTCAACTTCAGTTTTTACAGGATACCTTATAAACTCATTTTGGTTgtgaatttgtaaataatttgcTTTTGAGAATGAATGGACAGTTTCAAATTTTTGTATATCTTCACATGACAATTTCAGCTTCAGTTTTTACAGGATACCTTGTAATCACATTCCATCACAAAATCGTGCATTATTGGATATTGCACTAATTCCATTAGTACAAAAATGCATTGCAGGAAATTGTACTAAGCCTATTACAAGAAGTAACTTTACACATTTGAATATTACATTACAATAACTTAATGAACCCAAACACCGCCACATACTCTAATAATTTCTACCAAAATCGCACTccaataattttcaccaaaacATACTTTAATAATTGTGTCAGTACACAGTCATTTCCATCAAAACATTCTTGCTAATGACCACCATTTATACTTGTCCCGATAATCATCCTGATCCGAGAGATGCAATTGAGATGGTTGGAcctaaataaacaaaacttagtaagaacaagaataaaaaattaaaaaacaacatTAGTGTCTCATGTTGACACTACCTGCAATGGAGGAGCAATTGTTCCAATACCCAAATAATTTGTTGTATATACTTGCCCGTGTGTATACTATaggcataaaaaaaatgttgtgtcaAAACCAAAAGAATGTAATATCATAATGTGTCTAAGGAGTAgtacaaactttattttttatatttttacgaAGGTTTATCTATGAAGGAACAGCAGTCGCTCCAATTCCTAAATAATATGTCGTGTATACTTGTCTGTGTATATACTATAGACATAAACAAATAGTGTTAAAGCCAACAAAATGTAATAGTGgtacaaactttattttttatatcttacgAAGGTTTACTTGCGAAGGAGGAGTTGTCAACGGAGTAGAAAAAAAATTCCGGTGAATGTGTCCAAACTTGATTTGTTATATCctgtaaaaatatacaataacaTTATTCACATATacaatatgatcaaaatatggacaaaatatacaaattgcTCTAACAACAAAAAACCACCAAAGGAAGTACTTGGGTTTGAAGAGATACATATTGTGTGCCACGCACATTGCATTGATTTGCTATTTGACTATACTGCTCTCTAGGAAAAGACATATAAGATTGTCTTGTTAAATAATCAAGAGAACTaactttttttacaataaaaaattaaaaaaaaaatattaaagagaaACCTCAACAGGGTCGCATTGCAATCTACTTCTTATACTAGCTTTCTTAAGAACCTTCTCAACAGGGTACGCTTTCCTCCTTGACGGTGATCTTCCCTTACTCTGAACTACTAACTGACTAAGAACTGTACTTTTCCTACCCTCTATGGAAGTAGGTGGATCAACTGGTTTGCTAGCACATTGCGAATTGATGCCTGGGTGCTCTAGCTTCAACTGCTCTAATTGGCCGATCAATTTCACACAACTGCTCTCAGCCTTTGAAGCATTCGAACATAGTTCATAGAATCAATTTTGGATCCTATCGTACCATTATTCATCGTGGTTGCTACTCGACtcataactattttttacaaatgtGTATTTTTACTTTACATCCTTCCTCCACCGATCCAAGATATATTTTGATGAAACTGTACTCTTGCTTAACTAAGCCAAGTTATGAAGAGCGTGCCTGCATAATATGCCcctaaactcaaataacttGCAACTAAATTTAACATCCAGGGGATCATGATAGACCAAAACGCTGTAGTTTGCACGTTTTATTAAGTTATCACTCACTTGAATCTCATCGGCAACTACGTACGTGCACCTTCCTCCTATGCATCCCAAATATGAGGTAGTTAAATATAGAAATCCTCCAAATTCATCTTGTACTTCTTGAACTTGGTTTTTGAAACTACTCCTCAAGAGGATAGTGACTGATGCAAGGAATTACAGTATTAAACGAATTGAAGTCAACAATGGTTTCATTCTCCACCTTCCCTCTAAGAGCTGAATCATATTGATCAACAAATTACTTCAATGTGGTCTTTGAGTTAACGTAGTcatcaaaaaatgcattcatgcctttattCTGCTGTGTAGTTGAcattccagcccaaaatgtGTATCTAACGTAGACTAGCACCCAAAAATGTCGGTCGCTATATAGTGATCTCAACCATACATTCTCATGCAAATCATACATATTGTGCAAATCAGACCAACGTTCTTCCAATTTATGCTCACTTAAAGAGTCATACACGCATTTCTGTAGTACACTCTTAATCTTATCATATCGAGAATATGATCCAAACTTCTCAGGAAGTTTTTTCATTATGTGCCACAAGCAGAAGCGATGCTTAAACGTTGGAAACACCCTAACAATTGCAATTTGCATTGTCTTGTCTTGGTCTATGATGATTCCATTTGGTGGTTGGTCCTTCATACACTTTAACTATGACTTAAACAACCGGTCAAAGGTATGTGCATCCTCATTAGATATCAATCCGCACCTGAATATGATTGACTGACCATAGAGGTTCACATCCACAAACAATGTAAAGGGCATCTTGTAGGCATTAATCAGGTATGTTGTGTCAAATGTAATCACATATCCAAATGATTCATACATAGCTCAACTTCGGGCATTagcccaaaacacattctttaaTCTCATATTATGGTCCACGtctatgcaaaaataaaaatctggatttttttcttcttggaaGTAGTTACATAGAGCCTCAACGCCTCCAACCCTGAGACGAGGTTGTCTTGCTTTGTCAATATAGTTTCGACACTCCTTTTCCCCGAATGACAGTTTATCGTAAGCCCTCGCCTCAACAACTAGAAACTTGAAATTCTTTGACATTTGTATTCCTGCTTCGTCATTTATTTCAAGCCTTTTAACTACACGAGCATCAACCTTCTTAAAGCATTTGAAATGTCTTGCCTTTCCCGTACTACAAATGTGTGTGTGCTCCAAGTTTACTTTAGTCAGGATATATCCACATTCATCATTCATCGTCACATTAATCCTAACCATACATCCTATCTTCTCCGTTTGTCTTGGCTTGAGAACATTGGTAGCCTTACTCTTTGATGTGTCTTCCCTTACACATGTTAAGATAAACCATCTGACGTTACCATCATCTCCCTGTTTAGAATTTCGTTTACACACCTCAAATCCCTCCTGCTTACCATATTTCATATAGTAAGTCAAAACTTCTTCTACAGATGAAAATGTCATTCCGACCTTAGGTTCATTGACTATTTCAGCACATTATTGCTCATTATCAACTTTTACCTCGTAATacttgttgagggaaaaattagttaattggcatattcttgtgaaaacctgtgtaaaattgagttataacaagtgttgaagctgtgtaatatgaaaaagattgaagtgtgctcaacatggctcaactagcgctcgactggcgctcgagaggttcgctcgacgtgcgctcgactcagcgctcaAGCGGAACCCATACAGaatggttcgctcgatgtgcgctcgatgcaacgctcgagcggaaccatacagagaggttcgctcaaatGTGCGCTCGAGctgaactcatccagagaggtttgctcgatGTATGCTCGACGTAAcactcgagcagaactcatctAGAGAGGTTCGCTTGATGACGCTCGACGTCTTGCTCGAGCGGTTCCAGaagacaacgtgcgctcgacctttGCTCGATAACtcactcgagccaatgttcaagacaacttaaaattcatgattttgagcgccgtgtcttgctgggactataaatagaacaggttatttctgttctttggtGTAAAGAAATAGAGCAAAAACTCCAGTTGCTTCAAGAGCCATAGAGAGAAGCTTTTCCACATtgttgaatctctcttggacaaacataTCTctaccacaccacactcaagatcaaatcttcttcaaagtccattgaagtggacgcTTTAATTGGCCAAAAGGTTTCCGGAGCTActgttgatgcagagatcgagaggttctcgtaggatgctatagaaaggtcggagttccgacactacatgcctgttgagatcgagtgggtcactcgtgatgttgcaagcgaagtttaggaactacaaaagttttgtgagtgtctctaaattggttgtaataaactttttctatagtggattttaggtggtggcttacacctaaagtggttttagattttgaagacgttcttcaaatgagtttccacttcgtgaccaaatctatatgttgattatttgtatgatttgtgtcatattttaattgcttcttatcattaaatttttattagatcAGAAAATTTGAACTGCACCTATTCACCCCTCTAAGTGTTGTATGGgatagaaccactgctttttcaataCTCATTATTTGCATGTTCCATATCAGAATCCATAGCAACTCTAGTGTTTGAATTATCAAAGAATATTAAACCAGATTCAAATCAAGATATTAACTTGAATATTGAAAGAAATCATATACAATCAAAAGGATTTGAAAGAAaagtatatgatttttttttttttgttgtaattattgaCAATGGAATTTATATTGAAAGCAATACACTCAAGGGGCATTTTAACCAATCAATTAGAGTACTATAAGAAAGGTACTGAAGCCatggaaaagggaaaaaaaatcatacaaacTATCTAAAACAAGTAGTGTTGTGGCTGGAATTCATAGCTTTTGAGCAATTTCTCATAGAAATTTTTGAATCCATTGATAGTTGAGATGAATGCTCAAGCCATTGTATGCAAACACATCTATACATAAGGCTCAAATgcttagttattttttattggagaTTTATGATAAGTAGTAGAAATtactaaacaaaaaatatatattatatataaattgttttCATGTAACTCTTGACAAGAAAAAGCTATGATCTGATGCAATCGGAATGATAAAATAGGCCAATTGCAATGGGTCATTTGCAGCTGGAAATGAATAGGTATCACTATCTTACCCAAtagaaaaagggggaaaaacaaTCTAAGAGCCATGGCTTTGATTGAGGCAATGAACTCATTAGAAATTGGCTGAGTGTAATTTCAGCTGTAGATGCAATCTTTGAAGCTGTGGTAAAGTGATCTTTTGTTTGACAAATTACAATTACGACCACTGCACCACATTTGAATAGTGGCAAAATCGAGAAGCCCACTCCGTATGCACAAAAAGTGgggaaacaaataaaatgttGGACCAATAGtatttacttttccttttcaaaGTAAGTGACAATGTGAACTACCTGTTGTGAAACAAAGTAAAGAAGCTGAACAGGCCATTGTCAACAATGAAAAAAttgtctatttttcttatttaattccTGGTGAGTTTGTATTTCCAAACAGATCTTTTGTTTTCGAGCACTTGATATTTCCTaacatttgtttcatttttactttttgtttttttaatacacgTGGCGCCACTCAAGAGGGACATGTCAATCGGTAAAAAATCACTGTGCCCATCTTCGGTGACTGTAGCAGCTCCCCTCCGGATATATATATaccgcatgcatgcatacatcgATGACTGTGTTAATTGCATGGTACTTCCTCTATATGTGTGTGTCCGTCCCAGAATTAGCATGTGCGGTACTTCCAGCCAAAACAAAGTACCGTTCGTCCCTAGAAGCCCACTTTAATTAGCAAGGAAATGCACTcatgatctctctctttttcttttttttttcacaagaacGTACGTCGTctgagattattattttttgtctttaattacaatatatagCTTAATTCCTCTTTAGGATTCATGTCCATCATGATCTTGATCGCTTTCAGAGCATTCTCTAGCAATCCAAGCCCATAAGCCCATTAAGGTTAATTTAGACCATTCCTTTGTTGAACCAAGCAACAACTAGTactatttttcatgaaatttcGCAATTAgctaactaattatatatatatatatatatttagaaaaattctatacatcatattACCATCTTACTTTAATCCTATTAAGTAAGacgtgatatatttattattattaaattattatttattacatgcttctttattatctaataataatgaatgtgatatatactatttaatataatcaaaatagaatgaaagtatagtatataatattatttataaataatatatatataatatatatcttcaGCGAAATGAGTATAGTACCCATGTCTTAATTGTGATCtgaaattcattattcatatacgGCGAATGATAGTGCTATATCACCTAATTTTTGTTTCGTCATACCTCAAtgtataatagaataataataataaccgCACGTACaaatatatcttaattattttttgtcattttcgtTTCGGTGAAGCATTGTCCTTGTCATAGTTAGCTGGTAATCTGGCTTTATCGACCTACTCATGCCTCGCTAGcttattttcttcctttactCCAGAGGAATGATGTCCAGATGAAATCTACCGAgctgtttttttattaaatattaaaaaaaaaagaaaagaaaaaaaaacagcttGATTGGTGCATTTCATCGGTACACCATGCATTCAGTTAACCGTAGCCCAATAACATGAccacaaaaagaagagaaatccTTCGAATAAGAATATTAGATCAGCAGTACATGTCATTACAAGACAAATGATGAcgaattatttatgataaaaatagacacattttgataaaaaaataattatttttatagaaagtaatcgataataaataaataatttttttgtacgtAATGTACTGATTCCATTAACATAGCTAGGTAgtaaatttaagagaaatgttGGACACCATCCTTTAATGTGATATTAACTGATTGtaactatttatcatctttcattatttatcatttaatgattGGATGCCAAATAAGAGGATGATCGATGGAATTTATCCCTTCTGTTTGAAGAATCTTAGAATAGATTAACATTCCAATTAtgccttttttccttttttgttggATAATTAATTCTTGCCTTTTTTCATCGTCAATATTATGATAATCTCAAGGTTTTAAAGTACTCTACCTAGAAAGTAAGCatatttggatacagaaatagtttcatctcattttattttattttatctcatcttatcattacaattttgtcaaattctcacataaaatataataaacaattcaactttttcaaatcttaaaataataataatattaaaaaataatattttaataatattttatttaacttataactttcatttaaaactatcttatttCAATTTACTATGCAAACGGAGAATAAATTAAGGTTCTGGTACCATGCAACAAGGATTGATGGATGGGTTTCTCGAATAATATTGACGATAGTAGTTCGCCAAACACGAGTACTACTATACGTTCCCTTGTTTTAGCTCAAGAAGCTGCAAATTAGTAAAAAAACAACCGTAAATTCACGTTTCCTGTAAGATCTTTGCCAAGTTTGtgttcaaaacttcaaaaattttcaaatatgaaaaaaaaaaattgcattttaaatataattggatTATCGCCTTTAATAATccaaaaattacattaattgtACAAACAAATTACATAATTACTGCTTACAATTATTTGATGATCATGAACGTAGCTTCTAAAAAACGATGGAAAATTGAACTTTCCTTATTTTTGAACGGAaggataaatatatttatatatatagaacatatatattttctctatttcatttataataaatattcctTGACTTCATGCACACGATGATCTACCTTAGTTCGCCCTTCTGCAGTTCTTTCTAATCTCACCGCTGGATCCAGTGAGGGGTTCAATGTCTCCCATCTTAATCATTGCAGTGATAAAGTCATTGCTGAAGGTCTTAGGATTGTTGCTGTAGGTTTTAACCAGTGAATCTGTCGACCCGCCATTGTACAGTTCTTGATCAGAGTGCAGAAGACCCTTTTGGCCGAGGAGGTTTTTGAAGTACTTGTTATCAAAATGATTAGGGGTTTGGATGTCCAGAGGGGCAAGGTTCTTGCGGCCGCCGGTGTTCCTTGGGCATGTGCTCTGTCTGAGCTTGGCAAATGAACTATCGATGTTTGTCTCGTTATATATGCGGTCTCTGAAAGTTAGACATCTTGTTTGCCCGATCGTGTGACCTCCTGGGATCAGGTTGACAACAAAGTTATACTGCAATATTTCTTTGGCATTTAAACTGTCCAAAACATTTCTCCCATTAGATTCCTAAATAATCTgtatttatctcaatttatcttattactatttataaattttaacatataaattttattattattcataaactatctcaattcatttaaacTCACTAATCCAATCCAGAAGCTTAGAAAGAGATGAGAAAGGCCCCCCAAGTTCTTGAACTTGGTTGAGGCCTGAGGggatttttccatatatatttgttgaaaACAAGAAGTCCAGTAGAAGTTAGCTTAGACCTCGTTAATTGTTTTGATAGATGAAACAAAATAGTTAAGGATGAAttgagttaaaagttaaaaattgaataaaatattgttagaatatatttttttaatattatttttattaatttgaaaaaattataataattaaataaaatgagttgaaatagattTTGAACAATCcagctcagagagagagagagagagagagagagagagagagagagagagagagagagagagagagagagagagagagagagagagagagagagagagagagagagagagagagagagagaggggcatACCAGACAAGGCAACCATATCCTGGGTAGAGAGACCTTTGGCTCGGAAACTGCTGATGAGGTTGGTGAGGTTAAATGTGGGAGGAGGGAGGTTGCCATTGTTGGCGTCAGAAAAGCTGGCTGTCTTCGAGTCTCTTCTTCCCACTTTAACAGCCCAATTCGGCCCGCCAAGCTGCAGAAAAATTTCACTACGTTACCAATGATCAGGTTAATCAGAAAGATAACTATAGACATTTTTATCTCgatgtaaggaaaaaaaaaaaaatgtttcctaGGCTATTATATTATACAACCGGCCAGAATTTAACATGTTATCAGAATTATACGTGGTTTTGTAATCATGCATGTGATCTCTATTATTGTATCTCTTCAATTATTTAACATCTTTTTGTCTAGCTAGCTACCATCTAAAACTATTATCTGTCCCACACAAATGTGCCAATCTGCAGTTCCAACGTACGAGTGAAAAATTAGTCATCTCTTGTACTTCGTAGACATGATAAAGATGGAGAATTAACTCAC
This window contains:
- the LOC121240433 gene encoding peroxidase 4-like — protein: MASYISSSSLSTVNHVTVALALLLVVFTGSSSAKLSTGFYSKSCPKVFSTVRPVLINALSKAPRLGASLLRLHFHDCFVNGCDGSVLLDDTASTKGEKTAGPNNRSIRGFKVVDDIKTAVEKVCPGVVSCADILAIAARDSVVILGGPNWAVKVGRRDSKTASFSDANNGNLPPPTFNLTNLISSFRAKGLSTQDMVALSGGHTIGQTRCLTFRDRIYNETNIDSSFAKLRQSTCPRNTGGRKNLAPLDIQTPNHFDNKYFKNLLGQKGLLHSDQELYNGGSTDSLVKTYSNNPKTFSNDFITAMIKMGDIEPLTGSSGEIRKNCRRAN